From the Solanum stenotomum isolate F172 chromosome 4, ASM1918654v1, whole genome shotgun sequence genome, one window contains:
- the LOC125861729 gene encoding E3 ubiquitin-protein ligase SPL2, whose translation MSIHDQAAAAVLSQIAMAADGAFIGLALAYVAVRSILKFKANSSALHKINDAPSLGVSDLRSLLSSSDSNDNSESSNQSDDVKLVIIRGTVEAKSAVEGNWKSLRANILSAHNSAEKGVILQHTQTCIYNEWRGFFSWAGDLYSIFPRVRKDQQSSSLRTVPFVLVETGKWPQPEYVNVNMDGSRHPLPLVTVYHHLRPLHATPLTFLQALFGHYYPVGVLDEEKILPLGKDITAVGVCSSKDGILEIKSCEDLPYFLSDMTKDQMLVDLAFKTKVLMWSGVVFGSVAVGVLGYAVVRNWNRWKQWRHQRQAQQQRDSASNDDDLQVSPDDETGDVPDGQLCVICLMRRKRSAFVPCGHLVCCQRCALSVERDLAPKCPLCRQTIHSSVRIYDS comes from the exons ATGTCAATACACGATCAAGCGGCGGCCGCCGTGCTATCACAAATAGCTATGGCGGCGGATGGCGCATTTATTGGCTTAGCCCTAGCTTACGTTGCCGTACGGAGTATTCTCAAGTTCAAAGCCAACTCTTCGGCCCTTCACAAAATCAACGATGCGCCGTCGCTTGGAGTCTCCGATCTCCGTTCATTACTCTCCTCTTCCGACAGTAATGACAACTCTGAAAGTTCAAATCAATCCGATGACGTTAAGCTTGTGATCATTCGCGGTACTGTGGAGGCGAAATCAGCCGTTGAGGGTAACTGGAAGAGCTTGAGAGCTAATATTCTCTCAGCCCATAATTCTGCTGAAAAAGGCGTTATATTGCAACACACCCAAACA TGTATCTATAATGAGTGGAGAGGTTTCTTTTCATGGGCTGGTGATCTGTATTCAATATTTCCAAGAGTCCGGAAGGATCAACAGTCATCCTCTTTGAGAACG GTTCCTTTTGTTCTTGTTGAAACTGGGAAGTGGCCACAACCGGAATATGTTAATGTAAATATGGATGGCTCAAGGCATCCCCTACCTCTTGTGACAGTTTATCATCACTTGCGGCCTTTACATGCTACGCCTCTCACTTTCCTCCAGGCACTCTTTGGTCATTACTATCCT GTTGGAGTATTGGATGAAGAAAAAATTCTACCACTTGGAAAAGATATAACTGCTGTTGGTGTTTGCAGTTCAAAAGATGGGATTTTGGAGATCAAATCATGCGAGGACCTACCCTATTTCTT GTCTGACATGACGAAAGATCAAATGCTGGTAGACCTTGCCTTCAAAACAAAAGTTCTGATGTGGAGTGGAGTTGTGTTTGGTTCAGTTGCAGTTGGTGTTCTTGGCTATGCTGTTGTGAG GAACTGGAATCGATGGAAGCAGTGGAGACACCAGAGGCAGGCCCAGCAACAAAGGGATTCTGCAAGCAATGACGATGATTTGCAGGTTAGTCCTGATGACGAAACTGGAGACGTTCCTGATGGTCAGTTGTGTGTGATATGCCTTATGAGGAGGAAGCGCTCAGCATTTGTTCCATGTGGACACCTGGTATGTTGCCAGCGCTGTGCCTTGTCAGTTGAACGTGATTTAGCACCCAAGTGTCCTTTATGTAGGCAGACAATTCATAGTTCTGTAAGGATATATGATTCTTGA